The region GGAATATTGCTTTTCAACCAATACCCGAGCAGGAATTAAAGAAGATATTAGTTGAAAGATTTAACATTGAAGAAGAATTAGCTGATGAAGTTATCCCATTTTCAGAAGGTTCAGTTCAAACGGCATTATCTTTAATTGAAAGTAATCTTTTTGAATTATTAGAAAAAGTTATCAAAATTCTTAGATATTCTTTCGGGAAAAGATATAATTCTGCACTTGCTGAGTTTGAAGAAATAGTTTCAGAATCAGACTTGTTAAAATTTAATCTAATAATCCGCTTGATATTAACCTGGTTCAATGACTTGCAGCGATATCGGTATAACTCAAATTCTAAGTTGTATTTTAAGGGATATTTGGACACTTTTCAAAAATTCCACGAGAAATTTCCAGAAGCAAATATTCAATCTGTAATTAGTAAACTTGATAACATCTCCAACTATACCAGGAATAATATTAATCTGAATGTTGCAGTTAGTAATGTTATTGCACAAATCTCTTTGATTACTTCATAATTATTCTTCCGAATTGTAATTCTTTTAGCATTTATTTTTTTATTTTTGATAAAATAATATTAACTATTTAAACCGAGGGTATTATGAAGAAAGTAGTTATTGTATCTGCAAAAAGAACAGCTATTGGTTCATTTAACGGTGTCTTATCACCTTTTTCAGCAGCACAATTAGGCAGTTTTGCCATTAAATCTGTTTTAGAAGATTCTAAACTTGATCCTAAGATTGTGGATGAAGTAATAATGGGAAATGTTTTAATGGCTGGACAGGGACAAGCACCAGCCAGACAAGCAGCGTTGTACGCAGGTCTTCCGGTAAAAACTGAATGTTTAACAATAAATAAAATGTGTGGCAGTGGATTGAAAGCAGTAATGCTAGCACAGCAGGCAATAGCATTAGGCGATGCTGATATTGTAATAGCCGGAGGACAGGAAAGTATGACCAACGCTCCATATCTTCTTTCAAGTGCAAGAAATGGTTATCGTTTAGGACACGGAGAATTAAAAGATTCTATAATTACTGATGGATTGTGGGATGTTTATAATAATATTCATATGGGTAATTGTGCTGAATCTTGTGCAAGAGATTTTTCTTTTACAAGAGAAGAACTTGATCATTTTGCAATTGAATCTTACAAGAGAGCAAATGAAGCAGTAAATTCGGGAAAATTTGAAGAAGAAATATATCCAATAAAACAAACTTCTAAATCAGGCGAAATCATTATTAATAAAGATGAGGAACCTGGCAAAGTAAAATATGATAAGATCCCTTCACTTAGACCTGTTTTTGATAAGAACGGAGTTGTAACTGCTGCCAATGCTTCAAGTATTAATGATGGTGCAGCAGCACTCATTATTATGAGTGAAGAAAAAGCCAAAGAACTTAATATTACTCCTTTAGTTGAAATTGTTGCACAAGGATCTGCAGCTAAAGCACCGATCGAATTTACGACTGCACCAGCTGATGCAATAAATAAAGTATTGAAAAAAGCTGGTATGAAAATAAATGATATAGACCTCTGGGAAATTAATGAAGCTTTTGCTGTTGTATCATTGGCAGTAAATAAGTTATTGGGACTAACAACCGAAAACGTTAATGTAAATGGAGGTGCAATTGCTTTAGGTCATCCGATTGGGGCAAGCGGGGCAAGAATACTTGTAACTCTTATTCATGAAATGAAAAGAAGGAAACTAAATTTAGGATTAGCATCTTTATGTATAGGCGGGGGAGAAGCATCTGCAGTTATAGTAAAAAATTATTTATAATAAGGAGTTAAAAATGGATATCAAAAAAGTTGCTGTTATTGGAGGCGGTACTATGGGAAATGGAATTGCTCATGTATTTGCATTAAATAATTTTGAAGTTCATTTAACTGAAACATCTGAAACACTTGTTAACAGAGCAATCAATACGATTACTTCTAATTTAGATAGACAGGTTAAAAAGCAAATTATTTCAGAGACTCAGAAATCTGAAACATTAAAAAGAATAATTAGCACTGTTGGTGTTGAAAAAATTCCGTCTGATGTACAATTAATAATAGAAGCTATTTTTGAGAATAAGGAGATAAAGATAGCTCTTTTTAAGGAGTTAGAGAATCGAATAAATGAAGATTGTATCTTTGCTTCAAACACATCTTCAATTTCTATAACTGAGCTTTCTGCAGTTTGCAGACCTGATAAATTTATAGGAATGCATTTTATGAATCCGGTTCCAGTTATGAAATTAGTTGAAGTCATTCGTGCTTATTCTACTTCAGATCAAACATACAATACAATAAAGGAATTATCTTATAAATTAGGCAAGGAGCCAGTAGAAGTATTTGATTACCCAGGATTTATATCCAATCGTATTTTAATGCCGATGATAAATGAAGCTGTTTTTGCACTAATGGAAGGTGTTGCCTCCAAAGAATCTATCGATTCAGTTATGAAACTTGGAATGGCTCATCCAATGGGTCCCTTAACTTTAGCTGATTTTATTGGATTGGATGTTTGTCTTGCAATAATGAATGTTATTTATGAGGGTTACAATGATTCTAAATACAGACCTTGCCCGTTGTTAAAAAAAATGGTTGCTGCAAATAAACTTGGCAGAAAAACTGGTGAGGGATTTTATAAATATGACTGAAAGTAATTGAGGATAAAATTATAATTTCTAAAAGAATAAATTCAGTAAAAGATTATTTCGAAAGACATTCATTCCCTGAATATATTTCTTTCAGCATTTATGCTATTATAATTGGTGTAGCTGCGGGGTTATCGGCAGTATTCTTTCATCTTTCAATAGAATTTTTTAACAGAATCTTTTTTGAAAGAACAGCCGGTGGTTTGTTTTTCTTAGGTGCAGCAGCTGTTATCCTGTTACCAGCAATTGGAATGTTTATTCAGTTTCTGATGATTAAAGCCGCACCCGAAGTTTCTAAAAGAAGGGGAGTGTTGGATATAATTAAATCGGTAGCTACAAGAGATGGAATCATTTCTTTCAGAACTACAATTTTCCACTTCTTTGCACCGGTTATTTCGATTGGCTCCGGAGGTACTGTAGGACCTGAGGGACCTGCTGCTCAGATAGGTGGGGGTGTTGCCAGTAAGATTGCAACCTTATTAAAAGTTTCTGATCAACGAAGAAGAGTATTTACAACTGCAGGCTCAGGCGCTGCCATTGCTGCAATTTTCAATACTCCATTAGGCGGAGTGTTTTTTGCTCTCGAGATAATTTTACTTAATGATTATCATACCCCAACTTTTTCAGCTTTAATTCTGGCTTCTGTTACAGCTAGTGCAATCGCAAGAATATTCTTAGGTAACAATTCAGTTTTTATGTTTAATGTACCGGATATCGGAGGTTACTATTATTTATATCTTTTTATAATCTTAGGTCTTCTTGGTGGTATTTTATCAATTCTGTTTTTGAAATTTGATTTTTTCTCTGAAAGAATAATAAAGAATAAAATCCGTAAAGTAATTCCAAAATGGATGCTTATGATTATTATTGGGCTTTTAGTAGGCGTCAGTGGCTATTTTTATAAAGAGATATTCGGAATTGGTTATACTGGAATTAACCAAATACTAAAATCAGTTTTAGACTGGAGAGTAGTGCTTGTTTTACTGTTACTGAAGTTTTTTCTGGTCCCTTTAACTTTAAACTCAGGTGGTTTTGGCGGTACTTTTGCTCCTTCATTATTTATGGGAGCAGCTTTAGGGTACCTTTTTTCTGTTTTAATGTCCGTTTTATTTGGTTTAAAGCTTGATTCGACAACATACACTTTAGTTGGGATGGGCGCAGTTTTAGGAGGTATTAATTCTATTCCAATTACTGCAATACTAATGATTTTTGAAATGACAAGGGAATACTCTTTAATTTTACCGCTTATGCTTGCTGTTATTGTCAGTTCAACTATCACTCAAATTGTTTTTAAAGGTCCGGTTCATTTAAAAAGATTAGAAAGACAAGGTTTTAAACTAACATCCGCAAAAGAAACAAGTATTCTGAAAAATATGATTGCTGAACACTATATGCAAAAGAATCCTGTCCTTATAGATCAAAACGTTACATTACAAGAAGTTGTTACAAGTTTAATGAAATCTAAATTTCACAGAATCTATACTGTTGATTCTAATAAAAGCCTTACGGGTGTTATATCTGATAAACATGTTCGAAATCTAATCACTGAATTCGATTCTTTAAAAATGTCACTTATTGCCAGTGATATCGCTGATAACAAGCCGGCTTATGTAATTAAAGATCAGGATCTTGATTATGCTTTAAAAATTTTAACTAAGGGTGAAATTGAGGAATTACCTGTGATAAACAATTCAATTAATAGAAATATAATCGGAGTAATAACCAGAAATGATATACTATCAATTTATAATAACCTGAGCTTGAAAAGTGATTTGGCTGAAGGACTGACAAGAGAGATTTCCACTCTAAATGAATCGAGGACTTCTAAAATTTCAGATGGTTATTCTATTGTTGAGAGAAAACCTAAGTATGAATTTATTGGAAAGACTCTGAAGGAATTAAGAATCCGAAATATATATGGATTAGAAATTTTGATGATAAAAAAATATGATGAAATGTTTGATGAATCCGGATTGAAAGAAAAGATAGTGATGCCAGGACACGATTATATCATAGAGACTGACGATATATTGGTTTTATTTGGTAAAGATGAAAATATTGAAAAAACCAAGGAATGGTAATCTGTCCGATAATGTATATTATGTAAACTATTGGACTACCTTATCTAACGCTAAGTTTGTAAATGATAAAAAGTACTGCAAGTATAAATACTAACCATAAAACAGGATTCTTTTTCTTACGCGTGTATTTCCTGTAGCTTGTAAACCCAAGTTTCCGTTTTCTTCGTTCTTGTTCATCTTCTTCAGGTTTATAATGCCTGAATGGATAATCAAAAATTCTGTGTCTGGGTCTTTTCATTAACATGTTCGAACCTAATTAAATATTGCATTTACAAATGAATCAGGATTAAATTCCATAAGGTCGTCAATACCTTCACCAACTCCGATAAATTTAACCGGAATTTTATGAGCAGCTACAATCTGGAAAACTACTCCGCCTTTAGCAGTGCCATCCAATTTAGTAACAACTAAACCAGTAACGTTGGTAACTTTTGAGAATTCTTCAGTTTGTTTAACCGCATTTTGTCCCGTATTACCATCCAAAACTAAAAAAGTTTCATTTGGAGCAAGAGGTATAATTTTTTTAATAACCCGTCTTATCTTATCAAGCTCGTTCATAAGATTAGTTTTATTATGCAAACGACCAGCAGTATCAATTAAAACAACATCATATTTTTCGTCAACTGCCTTTTTTAATGTATCAAAAACAACAGAAGATGGATCAGTACCTTTTGTGCTTTGAATAATATCTACTTCAGCTCGTTCAGCCCAGATTTCAAGTTGCTCATTAGCAGCAGCACGAAATGTATCAGCAGAGCCAATAATAACTTTTTTGCCTATCTTTTTGTAATTATGTGCTAATTTACCTACTGTTGTTGTCTTCCCTGCTCCGTTAACCCCTATAATAAGAATAACAAATGGTACATTTTCGTCAAAACCATTTGAAACTGAATTATAAGAAACAACTTTTGTTAATTCTTCTTTAACAACTTCAATTATTTTTTCACTTGACCTTTCTTTTTCTAATTTAAGATTTTTCCTGACATTTTCAATTATTCTTTCAGTTGTATCAAATCCTATATCAGAACTTAAAAGTATTTCTTCAATTTGATCAATTGATACTTCGTCAAGTACAGCTTTACCTGTTACAACTTCTGTAATCGAATTAACAATTTTATTTCGGGTTTTACTTAAACCTTCTTTTAATTTATTTAGATTAAAATTTTTAAACAGACTCATTTTTTTTCTTTTTTATAAATTCAACTGCTCTGTAAACATAAGCAAGAAATGAAATAAACATTAAAACAATACTTGAAAAATAGAACAAAGTAAATATTAAACTATTTCTATCAATTCCCAGCAATATTAAAAGTACTACCATACCGATGCACAATACGGTAATCTTGCCAAGTATGTTTGAAGGTAAAACAGTTCCAAGTATTTTGGTAACGATTAAACCGCCAAAAAAAATAAGTATATCACGAAGAAATATTGTCAGGAAAAAGAATAAATTTATTTCGCCAATTAAAAACAATTTAATTACAACAACTGCCATTGCAGCTTTATCAGCTAATGGATCAATAATTTTACCTAACTCTGTTATTTGATTTAATTTTCTGGCAAGATATCCATCAAGGATATCAGTAGCAGCAGCAAACAGACACAAGGCAAATGTAATATATCTTACTGATTGCAATTCATAATGATCAAGCAAAAACCAAAGAGGAATTACCAAAAGAAGTCTAAGTAAACTAATTCCGTTTGATATCGTAAATATTTCCTGACTGGAAAATTTCATCTTATGATTGCAAACTTTCCGAGTTTTTCCTCACCTTCATTTCTCATATTATCCAGTTGAACAATACGATAAATATATACACCGCTCGATATTCTATTTCCTGAAAAATCTTTTAGATAAAAATCTACACCACCATTACCATCATTTTCTTCTAATTCATATATTATTTGTCCATCTATAGACCAGATTGTAATCTTAGCCCTTTGAGGAAGATTTGCGAATGTTATCTTTTCTGCGTTTTCTTTCGTTGGATTTGGATATACAAAAACACCTGATAAATCTTTTGCAAATGTTGATAATACCAGGTAACTGCCGGCTCCCGAGTTTATGGTAACTCCACCGGATGCTGCATCAGAAATAAGATCTTTAATTCTTAAAACATACTCCTTCCCTATTGAACCTACTGGTTTATTACCAGTTAAATCAAGATAAATGATTTTGGGATCTGTTTGATCTATATATACTGATGAAACTTTGTTATCTGGAGTAAAAATATAATTATTTGTATTTAAAGCTGAATTTTGATCTACCGGAAAATTAAATGTGAGTTTTATTTTATATGAATTTATAATTTCAAAATTTGAAACATAAAATGAAGGATCTTCCGGGCTGGATATCGTTGTAAAAGTTAAAGTATCTGTTTGAATCGGCGAACCATAAAAATCTCTAATATCTTTTATAACGATCTGATGCTCACCGTTTGAAAAATCTGAATTAAAAGTTAATAAATATGAATATTGATTATTTGCAGTGATAGAATTAGGATAACCAAAACCTAAAACATTAAATGACTGAAGATTATCAATTGTGTTTTTCATCTTTTCTGAAAAAGTAACAATAACACTTCTGTTACTGTTGCTGACAGCATTAATAGCGATTGCAGGTGTATGGGAATATACACTGATAATATTACTCATTCCCGAAAGCGGAATCAGGTTAAAAGGATTATACGACCGAACTCCATAATAATAATTCTTATCTGGCTCTACAAAATTATCAATATAGCTTGGTTCAAAAACAAGTGAGTCAATCAAAATCAAATTATCGGGAGTTAATCCTTTGTAAATATAAAACCGTTCTGCAAGAGCAGACCATTTTAACTGTATAGCCGAAGCAGATATACTAAAACCATTTAAGCCAAGTGGTTTAGGAGCCTGCTCAGAAAAAGTAAATTCGATAAACTGTATTCCGTTTTCTGTGGGGAAAGCAACTTCAGGTACACCGTTATCGTTCAAATCGCCAACAAAAATCGAATTTGAATTTATATTCTCTCTGTATGAAACTACCCTGACAGATCCAAAATCATATTTGAAGATATAAGAGTATGGAAAAACAAAAAGAATTAACTCATCTGAACCATCATTATCAAGGTCTTTAAGTCTGATACTATTTTCAGATCTTCTAAATGTGTTATTAAATTCTGTAGAAGCATCTATTAAAGCTTTATCAAATAAGAAATTAACCTGATTATTTAAAATATTAAATACAACAAGTCTATAGAACGGTGAAATATCGAGATCCTCAACTGAATGTAATAAGACAGCTAATTCTTGTTTTCCATCACCATCAAAATCACCAGAAGTAAGATGTGCAGAAGAACCAAGAAAACCTGTCCGGATTACGAAGCCCTTTTCGAATTTATTATTTCCAGTAATTTTATATCCAAAAATATCACCATCCTGATCTACCATCCAGAATTCATTTATTGCATCCCCATCTATATCAGTAATTACAGCATTAGGAGAATTAATTATATTGAAACCAAATCCTGAAGGTGAGAAATTAGTAAGTGTAGCTACTTTATTAAGATTTAATGATGAATTTACTTCCCATACTTCAATGGTTGAGTCATTCAAAACACTAAATATTTCAGTAATACCATCATTATCAACATCCTTTGCTAAAATCGGCCAAAACTTACCGCCAACATTAGAATATTTTTCTGTAAAAGAATAAGAGTTAGAACTGCTTTGTTCATCTATAAAGCCATCCCGAACAAAATAATCTAACAAGTCTGTTAAACCATTATTATTAAAGTCGCCAGCCGCTTTCACAATTCTATCATTAAGTGAATCTACGAGAACAAATTCATTATTCTGAAAAGAATAAATTGATGATACTTTTGGTGATGTATTTTTTCTTATGATAATATCTTTTGAGTTATTTGATAAAGAAATTTGATTTTCAAAAACACTACCGGGCGGTAAAGTAAATGATTGTATATAATCTGTAGAAAGTTCAGCTTCAAATGAAGTTGAAATCAAGAAATCTGTGTTATTATCTTTTATTATCGTTTTTAATCCAACAAGATTTTCAGCTTCTAAGTAAATCTGATATAAAGAGTTTTGTACAATCAGATCTTTTGGGATGAAACCATAATGAATAGACTTAACAAATTGATTATTAATAGTAAATCCATCCAAGGTAACAAAATTATAATCGGCAGTTCCATAAAGCTTATAATAAAGACGCACGATTGAAGGATCATCAGTATAAACAGAAGCAAGTATAGTTGTTTTATCACCATAGAATGCTGGAATTATTGAAATCAACTCAGTAACAGGCGCACTTCTGTCAACATAAAAATTAATTCTTTCTTCAAGCGTCCTCCCTGTTGTCTGATTTACAATTAACCTTAAAGTATAAACTGTATCTGCAAATCCTGAAACATCCAAATCCAATATTTCTTCATTTGCAATCTGATATTGCTGATTGCTAATCAAGCTGATCCAATTTTTAGGATTAAGTCCAATTCCATAATCCATACTAAATGATGAAAAATAAGGAGACAGAACTGAAACTTTAATCGGAATATTATTGCCAGAGGTTGCAAAATCCTGAGTTGGCGAATGAAATTTTATTGCGGATGGAGCAGTAACCGAGAGAACTTTAAATAAATTTAATCTTCCTGCTCCACTTTTTATATCCCAGCCAGGTTCACCAATATCATCAGTTGTAGATTTAATAATCTGTTTTACTTCTTCATTAGTAAAATTATTAAGTGAAAGAATTAAAGCAGCGGCTGCAGAAACAAAAGGTGCTGATGCTGAAGTTCCGCTAATTTCAGCATAACCATTATTACGGGCAGTTGTTAAAATTGAAGAACCAGGGGCAACCAGATCAATTGTAGAACCGTAATTTGAACTTCCTGCAACATAATCTTCACGGGTAGAATTACCAACAGAAATTACTTCCGAATAACCAGATGGATAATGCGGCAAATTCGAACCTGTATTTCCGGCACTTGCTACAAGCACAACCCCTTGACTGTAGGCATACCTGATAACATCACGCAGTACATACGAAAATGCATTATCACCAAAACTCATATTAATAACTTTTGCACCTATTTGTACTGCGTAAAGAATTGCAGCGGCGGCATCATCTTCTTCACCGTATCCTCCAGGATCAAAGGCGCGCAGATTAAGTACTTTAATCAGCGGAGCTGCCCCGGATATGCCAGAAAAATTATTTGTTTGAGCTGCTGCTATTCCTGCAATATAAGTTCCATGCCCATTTTCATCAAAAGGATCATTGTCCCAGTCTAAATAATCTCCTCCGGTTGAATCGAAAGGAAATCCCAATCTATCAGTAAAATCCCATCCCATATAATCATCGATAAAACCATTTCCATCATCATCAATTCCGTTTGTTCTTTTATCATTTCCAAATTGATCGATTCCAATTTCACCGGAGTTTATATAAATTTTATTTTTTAAGTCAGGATGATCATAATCCATTCCGGTATCAATAATAGCAAGCAAAACTGTATCAGAACCTTGAGTAATATCCCATGCATTGAATGCTTGTATCTTTTCCAATGCCCATTGCTGAGAGACAAGACTGTCATTAGGTATAAAATCAATCTTGTAATTATTTGCTTGTTGTATGTATTCAATATCAGGATCATTAGAAAATATTGAGTTGAGATTTTCTGCATCAACATTTTCAAAAAATTTTATTTTCAGAATTCTCTCCAATACTTCATCTCCCATCCCGAGACCTTTTGCAAAATAGTTAATTTGAAATTCGGGAAAATTAATTTGTCTGTTTGCAAATGTATCAGAGATTTTCTGTTCCGAAACTTTGTCAGCTATAATACTAAGTGGTACATTGTTTTTATATTTAATAAAAAATGTTGTTTGTGCTATTGATGTAACCGAAAAAAGTATTGATGTGATAAAAAGAAAAGCTGGATTAAACTTCATACATCTCCTTTTTGAAGCTAGTATCTATTTTTGTTGGATACTGACCTGAAAAACAAGCTGTACAAAAATTATCTTTACCTGCTTCAGAAACTGCTTCCAACATCTCTTCGATAGTTAAGTATTCCAAGCTATCTACTTCAAGATACTTTTTAATCTCTTTTATATCTCCTTTTTTTTGGAAAGCAATTAATTCCTCACTGCTTGGAAAATCCATCCCATAAAAACAGGGATACATTATTGGTGGAGATGATATTCTTAGATGAACAGCTTTTGGTTTTGCTTCTTTAATTAAGTGAACAAGTTGTTTTGATGTAGTACCGCGGACAATCGAATCATCAACAAGAACTATTGTTCTACCTTCGAGAACACCTTTAACGATATTAAACTTGATTCTTACTCCCATTTCTCTGTTTGATTGACCAGGTTTAATAAAAGTTCGCCCAATATAATGACTCCTTATCAAA is a window of Ignavibacterium sp. DNA encoding:
- a CDS encoding thiolase family protein, which encodes MKKVVIVSAKRTAIGSFNGVLSPFSAAQLGSFAIKSVLEDSKLDPKIVDEVIMGNVLMAGQGQAPARQAALYAGLPVKTECLTINKMCGSGLKAVMLAQQAIALGDADIVIAGGQESMTNAPYLLSSARNGYRLGHGELKDSIITDGLWDVYNNIHMGNCAESCARDFSFTREELDHFAIESYKRANEAVNSGKFEEEIYPIKQTSKSGEIIINKDEEPGKVKYDKIPSLRPVFDKNGVVTAANASSINDGAAALIIMSEEKAKELNITPLVEIVAQGSAAKAPIEFTTAPADAINKVLKKAGMKINDIDLWEINEAFAVVSLAVNKLLGLTTENVNVNGGAIALGHPIGASGARILVTLIHEMKRRKLNLGLASLCIGGGEASAVIVKNYL
- a CDS encoding 3-hydroxybutyryl-CoA dehydrogenase, yielding MDIKKVAVIGGGTMGNGIAHVFALNNFEVHLTETSETLVNRAINTITSNLDRQVKKQIISETQKSETLKRIISTVGVEKIPSDVQLIIEAIFENKEIKIALFKELENRINEDCIFASNTSSISITELSAVCRPDKFIGMHFMNPVPVMKLVEVIRAYSTSDQTYNTIKELSYKLGKEPVEVFDYPGFISNRILMPMINEAVFALMEGVASKESIDSVMKLGMAHPMGPLTLADFIGLDVCLAIMNVIYEGYNDSKYRPCPLLKKMVAANKLGRKTGEGFYKYD
- a CDS encoding chloride channel protein, producing MFFLGAAAVILLPAIGMFIQFLMIKAAPEVSKRRGVLDIIKSVATRDGIISFRTTIFHFFAPVISIGSGGTVGPEGPAAQIGGGVASKIATLLKVSDQRRRVFTTAGSGAAIAAIFNTPLGGVFFALEIILLNDYHTPTFSALILASVTASAIARIFLGNNSVFMFNVPDIGGYYYLYLFIILGLLGGILSILFLKFDFFSERIIKNKIRKVIPKWMLMIIIGLLVGVSGYFYKEIFGIGYTGINQILKSVLDWRVVLVLLLLKFFLVPLTLNSGGFGGTFAPSLFMGAALGYLFSVLMSVLFGLKLDSTTYTLVGMGAVLGGINSIPITAILMIFEMTREYSLILPLMLAVIVSSTITQIVFKGPVHLKRLERQGFKLTSAKETSILKNMIAEHYMQKNPVLIDQNVTLQEVVTSLMKSKFHRIYTVDSNKSLTGVISDKHVRNLITEFDSLKMSLIASDIADNKPAYVIKDQDLDYALKILTKGEIEELPVINNSINRNIIGVITRNDILSIYNNLSLKSDLAEGLTREISTLNESRTSKISDGYSIVERKPKYEFIGKTLKELRIRNIYGLEILMIKKYDEMFDESGLKEKIVMPGHDYIIETDDILVLFGKDENIEKTKEW
- the ftsY gene encoding signal recognition particle-docking protein FtsY; its protein translation is MSLFKNFNLNKLKEGLSKTRNKIVNSITEVVTGKAVLDEVSIDQIEEILLSSDIGFDTTERIIENVRKNLKLEKERSSEKIIEVVKEELTKVVSYNSVSNGFDENVPFVILIIGVNGAGKTTTVGKLAHNYKKIGKKVIIGSADTFRAAANEQLEIWAERAEVDIIQSTKGTDPSSVVFDTLKKAVDEKYDVVLIDTAGRLHNKTNLMNELDKIRRVIKKIIPLAPNETFLVLDGNTGQNAVKQTEEFSKVTNVTGLVVTKLDGTAKGGVVFQIVAAHKIPVKFIGVGEGIDDLMEFNPDSFVNAIFN
- a CDS encoding CDP-alcohol phosphatidyltransferase family protein; this translates as MKFSSQEIFTISNGISLLRLLLVIPLWFLLDHYELQSVRYITFALCLFAAATDILDGYLARKLNQITELGKIIDPLADKAAMAVVVIKLFLIGEINLFFFLTIFLRDILIFFGGLIVTKILGTVLPSNILGKITVLCIGMVVLLILLGIDRNSLIFTLFYFSSIVLMFISFLAYVYRAVEFIKKKKNESV
- a CDS encoding S8 family serine peptidase gives rise to the protein MKFNPAFLFITSILFSVTSIAQTTFFIKYKNNVPLSIIADKVSEQKISDTFANRQINFPEFQINYFAKGLGMGDEVLERILKIKFFENVDAENLNSIFSNDPDIEYIQQANNYKIDFIPNDSLVSQQWALEKIQAFNAWDITQGSDTVLLAIIDTGMDYDHPDLKNKIYINSGEIGIDQFGNDKRTNGIDDDGNGFIDDYMGWDFTDRLGFPFDSTGGDYLDWDNDPFDENGHGTYIAGIAAAQTNNFSGISGAAPLIKVLNLRAFDPGGYGEEDDAAAAILYAVQIGAKVINMSFGDNAFSYVLRDVIRYAYSQGVVLVASAGNTGSNLPHYPSGYSEVISVGNSTREDYVAGSSNYGSTIDLVAPGSSILTTARNNGYAEISGTSASAPFVSAAAALILSLNNFTNEEVKQIIKSTTDDIGEPGWDIKSGAGRLNLFKVLSVTAPSAIKFHSPTQDFATSGNNIPIKVSVLSPYFSSFSMDYGIGLNPKNWISLISNQQYQIANEEILDLDVSGFADTVYTLRLIVNQTTGRTLEERINFYVDRSAPVTELISIIPAFYGDKTTILASVYTDDPSIVRLYYKLYGTADYNFVTLDGFTINNQFVKSIHYGFIPKDLIVQNSLYQIYLEAENLVGLKTIIKDNNTDFLISTSFEAELSTDYIQSFTLPPGSVFENQISLSNNSKDIIIRKNTSPKVSSIYSFQNNEFVLVDSLNDRIVKAAGDFNNNGLTDLLDYFVRDGFIDEQSSSNSYSFTEKYSNVGGKFWPILAKDVDNDGITEIFSVLNDSTIEVWEVNSSLNLNKVATLTNFSPSGFGFNIINSPNAVITDIDGDAINEFWMVDQDGDIFGYKITGNNKFEKGFVIRTGFLGSSAHLTSGDFDGDGKQELAVLLHSVEDLDISPFYRLVVFNILNNQVNFLFDKALIDASTEFNNTFRRSENSIRLKDLDNDGSDELILFVFPYSYIFKYDFGSVRVVSYRENINSNSIFVGDLNDNGVPEVAFPTENGIQFIEFTFSEQAPKPLGLNGFSISASAIQLKWSALAERFYIYKGLTPDNLILIDSLVFEPSYIDNFVEPDKNYYYGVRSYNPFNLIPLSGMSNIISVYSHTPAIAINAVSNSNRSVIVTFSEKMKNTIDNLQSFNVLGFGYPNSITANNQYSYLLTFNSDFSNGEHQIVIKDIRDFYGSPIQTDTLTFTTISSPEDPSFYVSNFEIINSYKIKLTFNFPVDQNSALNTNNYIFTPDNKVSSVYIDQTDPKIIYLDLTGNKPVGSIGKEYVLRIKDLISDAASGGVTINSGAGSYLVLSTFAKDLSGVFVYPNPTKENAEKITFANLPQRAKITIWSIDGQIIYELEENDGNGGVDFYLKDFSGNRISSGVYIYRIVQLDNMRNEGEEKLGKFAIIR